The Micropterus dolomieu isolate WLL.071019.BEF.003 ecotype Adirondacks linkage group LG20, ASM2129224v1, whole genome shotgun sequence genome has a segment encoding these proteins:
- the trip4 gene encoding activating signal cointegrator 1 isoform X2, which yields MSDALLQWCVDQFQHKFGLEACEDIVQYILSIERAEEIEEYVGDLLQGTDGRKGQFIDDLLCRWKKTQKQSIDNTSVFLYKESVSSADSQDMSKDTQKKSKRKGRNKQEVMTVSQTEPEPEAVKTPIDLMRAQENSSTSSTKKKSKFVNLYNKEGQDKLAVLLPGRHACECLAQKHKLINNCISCGRIVCEQEGSGPCLFCGSLVCTKEELEILQRDSNKSQKLRKKLMGDCGERDYLPHQEAMMKAGLEKAVQHKEKLLEYDRNSVRRTQVLDDESDYFATESNQWLSPGEREKLRKKEEELRQLRHASRKDRKITLDFAGRQVIDEGNNLNEYYSKLDETLKTMSSDSMSKSPMYSKRQGGRQSLGELVNPNIMQSAPEWVDVGGRVNYNKNKSQGKSLAEDKGGEERHRLRLQDKDLQEMSDGGWCLSMHQPWASLLVKGIKRVEGRTWYTSHRGRLWIAAAAKAPTPQEIAEVEAMYRHIYKKEPRFPKDYPTGCLLGCVNMTDCLSQEQFHQQMPDCTFLPETPCQLPVFPTRDSMPHRTNH from the exons ATGTCGGACGCTTTGTTGCAGTGGTGTGTGGACCAGTTCCAGCACAAGTTTGGGTTGGAGGCGTGTGAAGACATCGTCCA ATACATTCTATCTATCGAAAGAGCTGAAGAGATTGAGGAGTATGTGGGAGACCTCCTGCAGGGCACAGATGGGAGAAAAGGGCAGTTTATAGATGACCTTCTCTGCAgatggaagaagactcagaaaCAGTCTATAGATAACACAAGTGTGTTCCTTTACAAGGAATCCGTTTCATCAGCAG ATTCACAAGACATGAGCAAAGATACACAGAAGAAGTCGAAGCGCAAGGGCCGTAACAAACAGGAGGTGATGACTGTGAGCCAAACAGAACCTGAGCCAGAGGCAGTCAAAACCCCCATTGATCTGATGAGG GCCCAAGAAAACAGTAGCACTTCTTCAACAAAGAAGAAAAGTAAATTTGTCAATCTTTATAATAAAGAGGGACAGGACAAGCTGGCTGTCTTACTCCCGGGTCGACATGCCTGTGAGTGCCTTGCCCAAAAGCACAAGCTCATCAACAACTGCATCAGCTGTGGTCGCATTGTGTGTGAGCAAGAGGGCTCAGGACCCTGCCTCTTCTGTGGAAGCCTG GTCTGCACAAAAGAAGAGCTAGAGATCCTGCAACGAGACTCAAACAAAAGCCAGAAACTGAGAAAGAAGCTTATGGGAG ATTGTGGAGAAAGAGATTATCTCCCACACCAAGAGGCCATGATGAAGGCTGGCTTGGAGAAGGCTGTCCAGCACAAAGAGAAACTGCTGGAATATGACAGAAACAG TGTAAGGAGAACTCAGGTTCTGGATGATGAGTCGGACTACTTTGCCACTGAATCCAATCAGTGGTTGTCACCCGGTGAGCGAGAAAAGCTGAGGAAAAAGGAAGAGGAGCTTAGACAACTTCGCCATGCCTCTCGCAAGGACAGGAAGATCACTTTGGACTTTGCTGGTAGACAAGTGATTGATGAGGGAAATAACCTCAATGAGTACTACAGCAA GTTGGATGAGACCCTCAAGACTATGAGCAGTGACTCTATGTCAAAATCACCAATGTATTCTAAGAGACAAGGTGGAAGGCAGAGCCTGGGAGAGCTGGTCAACCCCAACATAATGCAGTCTGCACCTGAG TGGGTGGATGTTGGAGGTCGTGTaaactacaataaaaacaagagtCAGGGAAAGAGTTTGGCGGAAGACAAGGGAGGAGAAGAACGTCACAGGTTGCGGCTCCAAGACAAAGACCTGCAGGAGATGTCTGATGGGGGCTGGTGCCTCAGCATGCACCAACCATGGGCCTCACTACTGGTCAAAGGCATCAAGAG gGTAGAGGGGCGAACTTGGTACACATCCCACCGGGGTCGTCTTTGgattgctgctgctgccaagGCGCCCACTCCTCAGGAGATTGCTGAGGTGGAAGCAATGTACCGCCACATCTACAAGAAAG AGCCCAGGTTTCCTAAAGACTACCCCACTGGCTGCCTGTTGGGCTGCGTCAACATGACTGATTGCCTGTCTCAGGAGCAGTTCCATCAACAG ATGCCAGACTGCACCTTTTTACCAGAAACTCCCTGCCAGCTTCCAGTATTTCCCACTAGAGACAGTATGCCTCACAGGACTAACCACTGA
- the trip4 gene encoding activating signal cointegrator 1 isoform X1: MSDALLQWCVDQFQHKFGLEACEDIVQYILSIERAEEIEEYVGDLLQGTDGRKGQFIDDLLCRWKKTQKQSIDNTSVFLYKESVSSADSQDMSKDTQKKSKRKGRNKQEVMTVSQTEPEPEAVKTPIDLMRAQENSSTSSTKKKSKFVNLYNKEGQDKLAVLLPGRHACECLAQKHKLINNCISCGRIVCEQEGSGPCLFCGSLVCTKEELEILQRDSNKSQKLRKKLMGDCGERDYLPHQEAMMKAGLEKAVQHKEKLLEYDRNSVRRTQVLDDESDYFATESNQWLSPGEREKLRKKEEELRQLRHASRKDRKITLDFAGRQVIDEGNNLNEYYSKLDETLKTMSSDSMSKSPMYSKRQGGRQSLGELVNPNIMQSAPEWVDVGGRVNYNKNKSQGKSLAEDKGGEERHRLRLQDKDLQEMSDGGWCLSMHQPWASLLVKGIKRVEGRTWYTSHRGRLWIAAAAKAPTPQEIAEVEAMYRHIYKKEPRFPKDYPTGCLLGCVNMTDCLSQEQFHQQFPDTCEESASPFVFICTNPQELLVKFPMKGKHKIWKLESHYHQGAKKGLVPLAAE, from the exons ATGTCGGACGCTTTGTTGCAGTGGTGTGTGGACCAGTTCCAGCACAAGTTTGGGTTGGAGGCGTGTGAAGACATCGTCCA ATACATTCTATCTATCGAAAGAGCTGAAGAGATTGAGGAGTATGTGGGAGACCTCCTGCAGGGCACAGATGGGAGAAAAGGGCAGTTTATAGATGACCTTCTCTGCAgatggaagaagactcagaaaCAGTCTATAGATAACACAAGTGTGTTCCTTTACAAGGAATCCGTTTCATCAGCAG ATTCACAAGACATGAGCAAAGATACACAGAAGAAGTCGAAGCGCAAGGGCCGTAACAAACAGGAGGTGATGACTGTGAGCCAAACAGAACCTGAGCCAGAGGCAGTCAAAACCCCCATTGATCTGATGAGG GCCCAAGAAAACAGTAGCACTTCTTCAACAAAGAAGAAAAGTAAATTTGTCAATCTTTATAATAAAGAGGGACAGGACAAGCTGGCTGTCTTACTCCCGGGTCGACATGCCTGTGAGTGCCTTGCCCAAAAGCACAAGCTCATCAACAACTGCATCAGCTGTGGTCGCATTGTGTGTGAGCAAGAGGGCTCAGGACCCTGCCTCTTCTGTGGAAGCCTG GTCTGCACAAAAGAAGAGCTAGAGATCCTGCAACGAGACTCAAACAAAAGCCAGAAACTGAGAAAGAAGCTTATGGGAG ATTGTGGAGAAAGAGATTATCTCCCACACCAAGAGGCCATGATGAAGGCTGGCTTGGAGAAGGCTGTCCAGCACAAAGAGAAACTGCTGGAATATGACAGAAACAG TGTAAGGAGAACTCAGGTTCTGGATGATGAGTCGGACTACTTTGCCACTGAATCCAATCAGTGGTTGTCACCCGGTGAGCGAGAAAAGCTGAGGAAAAAGGAAGAGGAGCTTAGACAACTTCGCCATGCCTCTCGCAAGGACAGGAAGATCACTTTGGACTTTGCTGGTAGACAAGTGATTGATGAGGGAAATAACCTCAATGAGTACTACAGCAA GTTGGATGAGACCCTCAAGACTATGAGCAGTGACTCTATGTCAAAATCACCAATGTATTCTAAGAGACAAGGTGGAAGGCAGAGCCTGGGAGAGCTGGTCAACCCCAACATAATGCAGTCTGCACCTGAG TGGGTGGATGTTGGAGGTCGTGTaaactacaataaaaacaagagtCAGGGAAAGAGTTTGGCGGAAGACAAGGGAGGAGAAGAACGTCACAGGTTGCGGCTCCAAGACAAAGACCTGCAGGAGATGTCTGATGGGGGCTGGTGCCTCAGCATGCACCAACCATGGGCCTCACTACTGGTCAAAGGCATCAAGAG gGTAGAGGGGCGAACTTGGTACACATCCCACCGGGGTCGTCTTTGgattgctgctgctgccaagGCGCCCACTCCTCAGGAGATTGCTGAGGTGGAAGCAATGTACCGCCACATCTACAAGAAAG AGCCCAGGTTTCCTAAAGACTACCCCACTGGCTGCCTGTTGGGCTGCGTCAACATGACTGATTGCCTGTCTCAGGAGCAGTTCCATCAACAG
- the chrna7a gene encoding neuronal acetylcholine receptor subunit alpha-7a, whose amino-acid sequence MDLVNFLLFLAVTAFTVKVSLQGKHQRRLYRDLMTDYNPLERPVVNDSQTLTVRFGLTLIQIMDVDEKNQVLTTNIWLQLLWNDYYLQWNTSEYPGVTNVRFPDHLIWKPDILLYNSADERFDATFHTNILVNSSGYCVYLPPGIFKSTCHIDVRWFPFDVQRCDLKFGSWTYGGWSLDLKMLEADITGYIANGEWDLVEVPGRKKEHFYDCCEEPYPDVTFTVVMRRRTLYYGLNLLIPCVLISTLALLVFLLPADSGEKISLGITVLLSLTVFMLLVAEIMPATSDSVPLIAEYFATTMVIVGLSVIATVLVLQYHHHDPDGGKMPKWTRVILLNWCAWFLRMKRPGEARVRSACHNKAPRSSLTSMELNASASASQSTNGNMLYVGIRGLESLHYSTAATSPDSGVLCGRLIGRAGEDEMLLPTGHSSSVGSVEPELAKILEEVRYIAKRFRDQDEDELVCNEWKFAASVIDRLCLMAFSLFTVLCTIGILMSAPNFVEAISKDFFT is encoded by the exons ATGGACTTGGTgaattttctgctttttctaGCAGTTACCGCCTTCACGGTGAAAG TTTCTCTTCAAGGGAAACACCAGCGCAGACTGTACAGAGACCTGATGACTGATTACAACCCGCTGGAGAGACCAGTCGTGAATGACTCTCAGACTCTCACTGTTCGCTTTGGCTTAACCCTCATACAGATCATGGATGTG GATGAGAAGAACCAGGTTTTAACAACCAACATTTGGCTACAACTG TTATGGAATGATTATTATCTCCAGTGGAATACATCTGAGTATCCAGGTGTGACCAATGTGAGATTTCCTGACCATCTCATTTGGAAGCCAGACATTCTGCTGTATAACAG TGCAGATGAAAGATTTGATGCTACTTTCCACACCAACATTTTGGTCAACTCCTCAGGCTACTGTGTCTACTTACCTCCAG GGATCTTCAAGAGCACCTGCCACATCGATGTGCGCTGGTTCCCCTTTGATGTCCAGAGATGTGACCTCAAGTTTGGTTCCTGGACATACGGGGGCTGGTCTCTGGATTTAAAGATGCTGGAGGCAGATATCACCGGCTACATCGCCAATGGAGAGTGGGATCTTGTCG AGGTTCCAGGACGGAAGAAAGAGCATTTCTACGACTGCTGCGAGGAACCGTACCCTGACGTCACTTTCACTGTGGTTATGCGGAGACGGACCCTCTACTATGGCCTCAATCTGCTCATCCCATGTGTCCTGATCTCCACTCTGGCCCTGCTTGTCTTCCTTTTGCCTGCTGACTCTGGGGAGAAGATCTCACTGG GCATCACAGTCCTGCTCTCCCTGACTGTCTTTATGCTGCTAGTTGCAGAGATTATGCCCGCCACATCAGACTCGGTGCCTTTAATAG CTGAGTACTTTGCCACTACCATGGTCATTGTTGGTCTCTCAGTAATTGCTACAGTTCTGGTCTTACAGTATCACCACCATGACCCTGATGGAGGCAAGATGCCGAAGTGG ACCCGTGTGATCCTGCTGAACTGGTGCGCCTGGTTTCTGCGCATGAAGCGCCCAGGTGAGGCGCGAGTGCGTTCAGCCTGTCACAACAAGGCTCCACGGAGCAGCCTGACCAGCATGGAACTCAATGCTAGCGCCTCAGCCTCCCAATCCACCAACGGCAACATGCTTTATGTTGGCATCCGTGGCCTGGAGAGCCTCCACTACTCCACAGCTGCCACCTCACCTGACTCTGGGGTCCTCTGTGGACGCCTGATCGGACGAGCAGGTGAGGATGAGATGCTCCTCCCCACAGGTCACAGCTCCTCAGTAGGCAGTGTAGAACCAGAGCTGGCCAAGATCCTGGAGGAGGTGCGATATATTGCCAAACGTTTCCGTGACCAAGATGAGGATGAGTTAGTGTGCAACGAGTGGAAGTTTGCTGCGTCTGTTATCGACAGGCTTTGTCTCatggctttctctctcttcactgTCCTCTGCACCATTGGGATCCTTATGTCAGCACCCAACTTTGTAGAGGCCATTTCCAAAGACTTTTTCACTTGA